The following proteins come from a genomic window of Lycium ferocissimum isolate CSIRO_LF1 chromosome 4, AGI_CSIRO_Lferr_CH_V1, whole genome shotgun sequence:
- the LOC132052639 gene encoding serrate RNA effector molecule-like isoform X1 gives MAQVMDVRRERSKENVNNSPDSSPPPPRRRVMDVPVERRREGSKENVNKSPESSPTPLSPSLPHRRVMDVPVERRRERSKENVNNSPESWHRRGRRDEREFDNRGDYYYDRSRSPPPPRERDYKRRRPSFSPSPPPYRNRRNGRSPSPPPYRDRRGGGHSPSPPPPFHDRRGGGHSLSPLPLRRRSPPFPPYKRSRRDDYQGSRGRGRGRGYRPADRRYGYDYQVGYERETGGRLGYHDERPHGRFVDRSSGGYLDRDTGRDGFANSLGAGSNERSTILEGLKSYKQFIHELEDDILPAEAERRYQEYKSGYIEAQKRAYFDVHKDEEWLKDKYHPTNLISVIGRRNELARKLAKDFVLDLQSGILDLGPRVTPASANKPGQSSEPNYDDEADDGGKRRQHGRGPTKDTDLLSAAPKAHHVSSEPRRVQIDIEQAQELVGKLDSEKGIEDNILSQSDNDRGSRDKSHGDTSGPVIIIRGLTSVKGLEGTELLDTLLTYLWRIHGVDYYGMTETNEAKGLRHVRVEGKVSNVITNGAEWEKKLDAHWQGRLKGQDPLELMTAKEKIDAAAIKGLDPYVRKIRDEKYGWKYGCGAKGCTKLFHATEFVHKHLKLKHLDLVMELTSKVREDLYFQNYMNDENAPGWTPIMQPSLLKEKALRHRLGPDGRVKDDRGNRRDRDGRANGGERFDRSENPQSGDFQSKNVGASRDNPDEHMFDTFGGQELPVAPFSSGTAPPPMLMPVPGAGPLGPFIPAPPEVAMRMMQKQGGRPSIFEGGRLSGAATNGPAPIIALPPAFRQDPRRLRSYQDLDAPEEEVTVIDYRSL, from the exons ATGGCCCAAGTAATGGACGTCCGTCGTGAACGAAGCAAGGAAAATGTGAACAACTCGCCGGATTCTTCTCCACCACCGCCGCGTAGACGCGTAATGGATGTTCCAGTGGAACGCCGCCGTGAAGGAAGCAAGGAAAACGTCAACAAGTCGCCGGAGTCTTCTCCTACGCCGCTTTCACCATCGCTGCCGCATAGACGTGTAATGGACGTTCCGGTTGAACGCCGCCGTGAGCGAAGCAAGGAAAACGTGAACAACTCGCCGGAGTCGTGGCATAGACGCGGACGGAGAGATGAGAGAGAATTTGATAACCGAGGTGATTATTACTATGATCGTAGCCGTTCTCCTCCTCCGCCGCGAGAGCGTGACTACAAACGCCGTCGTCCTAGCTTTAGCCCTTCTCCACCTCCATATCGTAACCGTCGTAATGGACgttctccttctcctcctccgtATCGTGACCGTCGTGGTGGAGGACATTCTCCTTCACCTCCTCCTCCATTTCATGACCGCCGTGGTGGTGGACATTCTCTTTCGCCTCTTCCTCTTCGTCGCCGTTCGCCACCATTTCCACCTTACAAGCGCTCTCGGAGGGATGATTACCAAGGCAGCCGTGGACGCGGACGTGGACGTGGTTATCGACCTGCTGATCGGag GTATGGTTATGACTATCAAGTTGGTTATGAGCGCGAGACAGGAGGCAGGCTTGGTTATCACGACGAGAGACCTCATGGTCGATTCGTCGACCGTTCCTCAGGTGGCTATCTAG ATAGGGATACTGGCCGTGATGGATTTGCTAATTCTCTTGGTGCAGGGAGCAATGAAAGGTCTACAATTTT AGAAGGATTGAAGTCTTATAAGCAGTTCATTCACGAGCTTGAAGATGATATTTTGCCTGCTGAAGCTGAGCGCAG GTACCAAGAATACAAGTCTGGGTATATAGAAGCCCAAAAAAGAGCTTATTTTGATGTTCATAAAGATGAAGAATG GTTGAAAGACAAATACCATCCTACAAACTTAATTTCTGTTATTGGAAG GAGGAATGAACTTGCACGGAAGTTGGCAAAAGATTTCGTCCTTGATTTGCAAAGTGGAATATTAGATTT AGGTCCTAGGGTTACGCCTGCTTCTGCTAACAAGCCAGGACAATCAAGTGAGCCAAATTATGATGATGAAGCAGATGACGGTGGCAAAAGGAGGCAGCATGGAAGGGGACCCACTAAAGATACTGATTTACTTTCAGCTGCTCCAAAGGCTCACCATGTGAGTTCTGAGCCTAGAAGAGTCCAGATTGATATTGAACAAGCACAGGAACTTGTGGGCAAGCTTGACTCTGAAAAGGGAATAGAGGATAACATACTGTCTCAGTCTGATAATGATAGGGGAAGCAGAGACAAGTCTCATGGGGATACCTCTGGCCCTGTAATTATCATAAGGGGCTTAACTTCAGTAAAAGGTCTTGAGGGGACTGAGCTGCTCGATACACTTCTAACCTATTTGTGGCGCATTCATGGGGTGGATTACTATGGCATGACTGAAACAAATGAAGCTAAGGGTTTGCGGCATGTGAGAGTGGAGGGAAAGGTTTCCAATGTAATAACTAATGGGGCAGAGTGGGAAAAGAAACTTGACGCACATTGGCAAGGGAGGCTGAAGGGGCAGGATCCTTTGGAGCTAATGACTGCAAAGGAAAAAATTGATGCAGCTGCTATAAAAGGTTTAGATCCCTATGTCCGTAAGATTAGGGATGAGAAGTATGGTTGGAAATATGGTTGTGGAGCTAAGGGCTGTACAAAGCTCTTCCATGCTACAGAATTTGTCCATAAGCATTTGAAGTTAAAACACCTTGATCTGGTGATGGAGCTTACTTCTAAAGTGCGTGAAGATCTATACTTTCAGAATTATATGAA TGATGAAAATGCGCCTGGTTGGACCCCTATAATGCAGCCATCTCTACTG AAAGAGAAGGCACTAAGGCACCGACTTGGTCCAGATGGTAGAGTGAAGGATGACAGAGGGAACCGTAGAGATCGTGATGGTCGAGCTAATGGTGGTGAAAGGTTTGATAGGTCAGAGAACCCTCAATCAGGGGATTTTCAATCCAAGAATGTTGGTGCCAGTCGGGACAATCCGGATGAACATATGTTTGACACCTTTGGTGGACAAGAGCTTCCAGTTGCTCCTTTTTCCTCAGGCACAGCTCCTCCACCTATGCTGATGCCTGTTCCTGGTGCCGG TCCACTTGGGCCTTTTATACCTGCACCTCCTGAAGTTGCAATGCGAATGATGCAAAAACAAGGTGGCCGGCCCTCTATTTTTGAAGGTGGTAGGTTGTCGGGGGCTGCAACAAATGGGCCAGCCCCAATAATTGCGTTACCTCCTGCATTTCGACAAGATCCTCGTCGTTTAAGAAG TTACCAAGATCTTGATGCACCTGAAGAAGAAGTTACTGTGATAGACTACAGAAGTTTGTAG
- the LOC132052639 gene encoding serrate RNA effector molecule-like isoform X2, with protein sequence MAQVMDVRRERSKENVNNSPDSSPPPPRRRVMDVPVERRREGSKENVNKSPESSPTPLSPSLPHRRVMDVPVERRRERSKENVNNSPESWHRRGRRDEREFDNRGDYYYDRSRSPPPPRERDYKRRRPSFSPSPPPYRNRRNGRSPSPPPYRDRRGGGHSPSPPPPFHDRRGGGHSLSPLPLRRRSPPFPPYKRSRRDDYQGSRGRGRGRGYRPADRRYGYDYQVGYERETGGRLGYHDERPHGRFVDRSSGGYLDRDTGRDGFANSLGAGSNEREGLKSYKQFIHELEDDILPAEAERRYQEYKSGYIEAQKRAYFDVHKDEEWLKDKYHPTNLISVIGRRNELARKLAKDFVLDLQSGILDLGPRVTPASANKPGQSSEPNYDDEADDGGKRRQHGRGPTKDTDLLSAAPKAHHVSSEPRRVQIDIEQAQELVGKLDSEKGIEDNILSQSDNDRGSRDKSHGDTSGPVIIIRGLTSVKGLEGTELLDTLLTYLWRIHGVDYYGMTETNEAKGLRHVRVEGKVSNVITNGAEWEKKLDAHWQGRLKGQDPLELMTAKEKIDAAAIKGLDPYVRKIRDEKYGWKYGCGAKGCTKLFHATEFVHKHLKLKHLDLVMELTSKVREDLYFQNYMNDENAPGWTPIMQPSLLKEKALRHRLGPDGRVKDDRGNRRDRDGRANGGERFDRSENPQSGDFQSKNVGASRDNPDEHMFDTFGGQELPVAPFSSGTAPPPMLMPVPGAGPLGPFIPAPPEVAMRMMQKQGGRPSIFEGGRLSGAATNGPAPIIALPPAFRQDPRRLRSYQDLDAPEEEVTVIDYRSL encoded by the exons ATGGCCCAAGTAATGGACGTCCGTCGTGAACGAAGCAAGGAAAATGTGAACAACTCGCCGGATTCTTCTCCACCACCGCCGCGTAGACGCGTAATGGATGTTCCAGTGGAACGCCGCCGTGAAGGAAGCAAGGAAAACGTCAACAAGTCGCCGGAGTCTTCTCCTACGCCGCTTTCACCATCGCTGCCGCATAGACGTGTAATGGACGTTCCGGTTGAACGCCGCCGTGAGCGAAGCAAGGAAAACGTGAACAACTCGCCGGAGTCGTGGCATAGACGCGGACGGAGAGATGAGAGAGAATTTGATAACCGAGGTGATTATTACTATGATCGTAGCCGTTCTCCTCCTCCGCCGCGAGAGCGTGACTACAAACGCCGTCGTCCTAGCTTTAGCCCTTCTCCACCTCCATATCGTAACCGTCGTAATGGACgttctccttctcctcctccgtATCGTGACCGTCGTGGTGGAGGACATTCTCCTTCACCTCCTCCTCCATTTCATGACCGCCGTGGTGGTGGACATTCTCTTTCGCCTCTTCCTCTTCGTCGCCGTTCGCCACCATTTCCACCTTACAAGCGCTCTCGGAGGGATGATTACCAAGGCAGCCGTGGACGCGGACGTGGACGTGGTTATCGACCTGCTGATCGGag GTATGGTTATGACTATCAAGTTGGTTATGAGCGCGAGACAGGAGGCAGGCTTGGTTATCACGACGAGAGACCTCATGGTCGATTCGTCGACCGTTCCTCAGGTGGCTATCTAG ATAGGGATACTGGCCGTGATGGATTTGCTAATTCTCTTGGTGCAGGGAGCAATGAAAG AGAAGGATTGAAGTCTTATAAGCAGTTCATTCACGAGCTTGAAGATGATATTTTGCCTGCTGAAGCTGAGCGCAG GTACCAAGAATACAAGTCTGGGTATATAGAAGCCCAAAAAAGAGCTTATTTTGATGTTCATAAAGATGAAGAATG GTTGAAAGACAAATACCATCCTACAAACTTAATTTCTGTTATTGGAAG GAGGAATGAACTTGCACGGAAGTTGGCAAAAGATTTCGTCCTTGATTTGCAAAGTGGAATATTAGATTT AGGTCCTAGGGTTACGCCTGCTTCTGCTAACAAGCCAGGACAATCAAGTGAGCCAAATTATGATGATGAAGCAGATGACGGTGGCAAAAGGAGGCAGCATGGAAGGGGACCCACTAAAGATACTGATTTACTTTCAGCTGCTCCAAAGGCTCACCATGTGAGTTCTGAGCCTAGAAGAGTCCAGATTGATATTGAACAAGCACAGGAACTTGTGGGCAAGCTTGACTCTGAAAAGGGAATAGAGGATAACATACTGTCTCAGTCTGATAATGATAGGGGAAGCAGAGACAAGTCTCATGGGGATACCTCTGGCCCTGTAATTATCATAAGGGGCTTAACTTCAGTAAAAGGTCTTGAGGGGACTGAGCTGCTCGATACACTTCTAACCTATTTGTGGCGCATTCATGGGGTGGATTACTATGGCATGACTGAAACAAATGAAGCTAAGGGTTTGCGGCATGTGAGAGTGGAGGGAAAGGTTTCCAATGTAATAACTAATGGGGCAGAGTGGGAAAAGAAACTTGACGCACATTGGCAAGGGAGGCTGAAGGGGCAGGATCCTTTGGAGCTAATGACTGCAAAGGAAAAAATTGATGCAGCTGCTATAAAAGGTTTAGATCCCTATGTCCGTAAGATTAGGGATGAGAAGTATGGTTGGAAATATGGTTGTGGAGCTAAGGGCTGTACAAAGCTCTTCCATGCTACAGAATTTGTCCATAAGCATTTGAAGTTAAAACACCTTGATCTGGTGATGGAGCTTACTTCTAAAGTGCGTGAAGATCTATACTTTCAGAATTATATGAA TGATGAAAATGCGCCTGGTTGGACCCCTATAATGCAGCCATCTCTACTG AAAGAGAAGGCACTAAGGCACCGACTTGGTCCAGATGGTAGAGTGAAGGATGACAGAGGGAACCGTAGAGATCGTGATGGTCGAGCTAATGGTGGTGAAAGGTTTGATAGGTCAGAGAACCCTCAATCAGGGGATTTTCAATCCAAGAATGTTGGTGCCAGTCGGGACAATCCGGATGAACATATGTTTGACACCTTTGGTGGACAAGAGCTTCCAGTTGCTCCTTTTTCCTCAGGCACAGCTCCTCCACCTATGCTGATGCCTGTTCCTGGTGCCGG TCCACTTGGGCCTTTTATACCTGCACCTCCTGAAGTTGCAATGCGAATGATGCAAAAACAAGGTGGCCGGCCCTCTATTTTTGAAGGTGGTAGGTTGTCGGGGGCTGCAACAAATGGGCCAGCCCCAATAATTGCGTTACCTCCTGCATTTCGACAAGATCCTCGTCGTTTAAGAAG TTACCAAGATCTTGATGCACCTGAAGAAGAAGTTACTGTGATAGACTACAGAAGTTTGTAG
- the LOC132052639 gene encoding serrate RNA effector molecule-like isoform X3, protein MAQVMDVRRERSKENVNNSPDSSPPPPRRRVMDVPVERRREGSKENVNKSPESSPTPLSPSLPHRRVMDVPVERRRERSKENVNNSPESWHRRGRRDEREFDNRGDYYYDRSRSPPPPRERDYKRRRPSFSPSPPPYRNRRNGRSPSPPPYRDRRGGGHSPSPPPPFHDRRGGGHSLSPLPLRRRSPPFPPYKRSRRDDYQGSRGRGRGRGYRPADRRYGYDYQVGYERETGGRLGYHDERPHGRFVDRSSGGYLDRDTGRDGFANSLGAGSNERSTILEGLKSYKQFIHELEDDILPAEAERRYQEYKSGYIEAQKRAYFDVHKDEEWLKDKYHPTNLISVIGRRNELARKLAKDFVLDLQSGILDLGPRVTPASANKPGQSSEPNYDDEADDGGKRRQHGRGPTKDTDLLSAAPKAHHVSSEPRRVQIDIEQAQELVGKLDSEKGIEDNILSQSDNDRGSRDKSHGDTSGPVIIIRGLTSVKGLEGTELLDTLLTYLWRIHGVDYYGMTETNEAKGLRHVRVEGKVSNVITNGAEWEKKLDAHWQGRLKGQDPLELMTAKEKIDAAAIKGLDPYVRKIRDEKYGWKYGCGAKGCTKLFHATEFVHKHLKLKHLDLVMELTSKVREDLYFQNYMNDENAPGWTPIMQPSLLILPLFPATKHLYFSR, encoded by the exons ATGGCCCAAGTAATGGACGTCCGTCGTGAACGAAGCAAGGAAAATGTGAACAACTCGCCGGATTCTTCTCCACCACCGCCGCGTAGACGCGTAATGGATGTTCCAGTGGAACGCCGCCGTGAAGGAAGCAAGGAAAACGTCAACAAGTCGCCGGAGTCTTCTCCTACGCCGCTTTCACCATCGCTGCCGCATAGACGTGTAATGGACGTTCCGGTTGAACGCCGCCGTGAGCGAAGCAAGGAAAACGTGAACAACTCGCCGGAGTCGTGGCATAGACGCGGACGGAGAGATGAGAGAGAATTTGATAACCGAGGTGATTATTACTATGATCGTAGCCGTTCTCCTCCTCCGCCGCGAGAGCGTGACTACAAACGCCGTCGTCCTAGCTTTAGCCCTTCTCCACCTCCATATCGTAACCGTCGTAATGGACgttctccttctcctcctccgtATCGTGACCGTCGTGGTGGAGGACATTCTCCTTCACCTCCTCCTCCATTTCATGACCGCCGTGGTGGTGGACATTCTCTTTCGCCTCTTCCTCTTCGTCGCCGTTCGCCACCATTTCCACCTTACAAGCGCTCTCGGAGGGATGATTACCAAGGCAGCCGTGGACGCGGACGTGGACGTGGTTATCGACCTGCTGATCGGag GTATGGTTATGACTATCAAGTTGGTTATGAGCGCGAGACAGGAGGCAGGCTTGGTTATCACGACGAGAGACCTCATGGTCGATTCGTCGACCGTTCCTCAGGTGGCTATCTAG ATAGGGATACTGGCCGTGATGGATTTGCTAATTCTCTTGGTGCAGGGAGCAATGAAAGGTCTACAATTTT AGAAGGATTGAAGTCTTATAAGCAGTTCATTCACGAGCTTGAAGATGATATTTTGCCTGCTGAAGCTGAGCGCAG GTACCAAGAATACAAGTCTGGGTATATAGAAGCCCAAAAAAGAGCTTATTTTGATGTTCATAAAGATGAAGAATG GTTGAAAGACAAATACCATCCTACAAACTTAATTTCTGTTATTGGAAG GAGGAATGAACTTGCACGGAAGTTGGCAAAAGATTTCGTCCTTGATTTGCAAAGTGGAATATTAGATTT AGGTCCTAGGGTTACGCCTGCTTCTGCTAACAAGCCAGGACAATCAAGTGAGCCAAATTATGATGATGAAGCAGATGACGGTGGCAAAAGGAGGCAGCATGGAAGGGGACCCACTAAAGATACTGATTTACTTTCAGCTGCTCCAAAGGCTCACCATGTGAGTTCTGAGCCTAGAAGAGTCCAGATTGATATTGAACAAGCACAGGAACTTGTGGGCAAGCTTGACTCTGAAAAGGGAATAGAGGATAACATACTGTCTCAGTCTGATAATGATAGGGGAAGCAGAGACAAGTCTCATGGGGATACCTCTGGCCCTGTAATTATCATAAGGGGCTTAACTTCAGTAAAAGGTCTTGAGGGGACTGAGCTGCTCGATACACTTCTAACCTATTTGTGGCGCATTCATGGGGTGGATTACTATGGCATGACTGAAACAAATGAAGCTAAGGGTTTGCGGCATGTGAGAGTGGAGGGAAAGGTTTCCAATGTAATAACTAATGGGGCAGAGTGGGAAAAGAAACTTGACGCACATTGGCAAGGGAGGCTGAAGGGGCAGGATCCTTTGGAGCTAATGACTGCAAAGGAAAAAATTGATGCAGCTGCTATAAAAGGTTTAGATCCCTATGTCCGTAAGATTAGGGATGAGAAGTATGGTTGGAAATATGGTTGTGGAGCTAAGGGCTGTACAAAGCTCTTCCATGCTACAGAATTTGTCCATAAGCATTTGAAGTTAAAACACCTTGATCTGGTGATGGAGCTTACTTCTAAAGTGCGTGAAGATCTATACTTTCAGAATTATATGAA TGATGAAAATGCGCCTGGTTGGACCCCTATAATGCAGCCATCTCTACTG ATACTTCCGTTGTTTCCAGCTACAAAACATCTTTACTTTAGTCGTTAA